A genomic window from Dermacentor silvarum isolate Dsil-2018 chromosome 9, BIME_Dsil_1.4, whole genome shotgun sequence includes:
- the LOC119463449 gene encoding uncharacterized protein LOC119463449 produces the protein MLGAFRTTRTAALQVLMRAPPLALELDRANAEFHLFALRVPVTYGELSISPRQVLFPVDPWDAHPADARTFSFRRLSRNEAFQASRSEGVHVFTDGSFTSLSSGAAFVVLGPRGRIGAVGRYSVSEATSAYCAELIAFMEALAHIRGRGVRVPVHMYTDCLSLLCALSVPSTADPRINNIKALLHEISRSTTVCLYLVPGHSGVFGNELADFLASRAAVVGAQRVAPMSLAAIRSAFRRAQRAQWARQWQRDNADTALFRWVPRLDELPPFFPPPRPLVTLLTEHGRFPFYFYRFRLMSEPRCPCGALCESMEHYIYECSITREIAQTMAPSAALASRNFPVLLKSPRNRAILIRITHLVSASIPDVSK, from the coding sequence ATGCTGGGGGCATTTCGGACCACCCGTACTGCGGCCCTCCAAGTGTTGATGCGTGCTCCTCCGCTGGCGCTCGAACTCGATAGGGCGAATGCGGAATTTCATCTCTTCGCCCTGCGAGTGCCGGTGACTTACGGCGAGCTGTCCATTTCGCCGCGCCAGGTCCTCTTTCCGGTGGACCCGTGGGACGCACACCCTGCGGATGCGCGTACGTTTTCGTTTCGGCGCCTTTCGCGGAACGAGGCGTTCCAGGCCTCTCGAAGTGAGGGCGTCCATGTTTTTACGGACGGCTCATTTACGTCCCTTTCGTCGGGAGCGGCGTTTGTCGTCCTGGGACCCCGGGGAAGGATCGGCGCGGTGGGGCGATATTCGGTGAGCGAGGCGACCAGCGCTTACTGCGCCGAGCTGATTGCTTTCATGGAGGCGCTGGCGCACATTCGGGGGAGGGGCGTCCGTGTGCCCGTGCACATGTATACGGACTGTCTATCGCTCCTGTGCGCGTTGTCGGTGCCATCTACGGCGGACCCGCGGATCAACAACATCAAGGCGTTGCTACACGAAATCTCGCGCTCGACGACTGTCTGCCTATACCTCGTACCGGGACATAGTGGAGTGTTcggcaacgaactggccgatTTCTTGGCATCCCGAGCCGCAGTCGTCGGCGCGCAGAGGGTGGCGCCTATGTCCTTAGCGGCCATTCGATCAGCGTTTCGGAGAGCGCAGCGGGCGCAGTGGGCTCGCCAGTGGCAGCGAGATAATGCGGACACGGCGCTGTTTCGCTGGGTCCCGCGACTCGATGAACTTCCGCCGTTTTTCCCCCCGCCGCGCCCGCTCGTCACGCTTCTGACGGAACACGGGCGCTTCCCCTTTTACTTCTATCGGTTCAGGTTAATGAGCGAACCCCGATGCCCCTGTGGTGCCTTGTGCGAGTCGATGGAGCACTACATCTATGAGTGTTCAATCACTCGCGAGATCGCACAAACCATGGCGCCGTCGGCCGCGCTCGCGAGCAGAAACTTCCCCGTCCTGCTAAAGTCGCCGCGCAACAGGGCTATCCTCATTCGCATCACACACCTCGTCAGTGCCAGCATTCCAGACGTCTCCAAATGA